A genomic stretch from Mycobacterium malmoense includes:
- a CDS encoding nitric oxide reductase activation protein NorD, whose translation MLAWALSGRTLRVAPVEPGEPAWTDGATVFVDADATARHRLEALAVQASLLAAGSLEPGVLRVLRRRPALARRYLAVEGHRALAANEDLLPSPVRGLVDSDLAGRGDSPAASLAVASSRQAIPDPPECFGTLRARKVLAAARRHARTAEWLEDDDDTGGEDAFASPVGGRGALGRLLGRMLRAVRRLGEGGQPGADAPTHRTRSGIRGATAALSTAPAGQVDDQPVEGQGIAYPEWDFRERRYRSNWCTVREVEPAVTSVPSPDSPDGYGLRRPLARLGLGPDWFHRQVQGDDIDIDAAIEARVAAAAGSLPEEAVYIAPLRRRRDLSVLLLLDVSGSVAEPGTHGKTVHEQQRAAAAALAVSFHALGDRLALYAFHSQGRSCVHVMPVKRFDDDLNALASRRLRGLVPGAYSRLGAAIRHGAAVLESRGGTSRRLLVVLSDGLAYDHGYERAYGAADARRALAEARGRGVGCVCLTIGAGTDPEELQRVFGSAAHATIARPEQLSQVVGPLFRTALRSAEVRRPETRGRLSQISVPRYAAASRAAR comes from the coding sequence ATGCTGGCATGGGCGCTCTCCGGCCGCACGCTGCGGGTGGCGCCCGTCGAGCCCGGTGAGCCGGCGTGGACGGATGGCGCCACCGTTTTTGTCGACGCCGACGCCACCGCGCGACATCGGCTTGAAGCGCTGGCCGTGCAGGCGTCGCTGTTGGCGGCCGGAAGCCTGGAGCCGGGGGTGCTGCGCGTGCTCAGGCGGCGCCCCGCACTGGCCAGGCGATACCTTGCCGTGGAAGGTCACCGGGCGCTCGCGGCGAACGAAGACCTGCTGCCGTCGCCGGTGCGCGGGCTCGTCGACAGCGACCTTGCCGGCCGCGGTGATTCGCCCGCCGCCTCTTTGGCTGTCGCTTCGAGCCGGCAGGCAATTCCCGATCCGCCCGAGTGCTTCGGAACCCTCCGCGCGCGAAAGGTATTGGCTGCGGCCCGACGACACGCGCGGACGGCCGAATGGCTCGAAGACGACGACGACACCGGGGGCGAGGACGCCTTCGCCAGCCCGGTAGGTGGGCGGGGCGCGCTGGGCCGGTTGCTGGGCCGAATGCTGCGGGCGGTGCGCCGCCTCGGCGAGGGTGGTCAGCCCGGCGCCGACGCGCCGACGCACCGGACGCGTTCGGGAATCCGTGGCGCCACAGCGGCATTGTCGACCGCGCCGGCGGGTCAGGTCGACGACCAACCCGTCGAAGGTCAGGGGATCGCCTACCCCGAGTGGGACTTTCGCGAGCGGCGCTATCGGTCGAACTGGTGCACCGTGCGAGAAGTGGAACCCGCCGTCACGAGCGTCCCGTCTCCGGATAGCCCAGACGGGTACGGATTGCGCCGGCCGCTCGCCCGGCTCGGTCTGGGCCCCGATTGGTTTCACCGCCAGGTTCAGGGCGACGACATCGACATCGACGCGGCAATCGAAGCCCGCGTGGCGGCGGCGGCCGGTTCGCTCCCGGAGGAAGCGGTTTACATTGCGCCCCTTCGGCGCCGGCGCGACCTCTCCGTGCTGCTGCTGTTGGACGTCTCCGGCTCTGTCGCCGAGCCGGGCACACACGGCAAGACGGTCCACGAACAGCAGCGGGCCGCCGCGGCGGCGTTGGCCGTTTCCTTCCATGCTCTCGGGGATCGGTTGGCGCTCTACGCCTTCCATTCGCAGGGCCGCTCGTGCGTGCACGTGATGCCGGTCAAGCGCTTTGACGACGACCTCAATGCGCTTGCGTCGCGGCGCCTTCGCGGCCTCGTGCCCGGCGCGTACTCGAGGCTGGGTGCGGCGATCCGGCACGGCGCCGCGGTGCTGGAGAGCCGCGGCGGCACGTCCCGGCGGCTGCTTGTGGTGCTCTCCGACGGGCTGGCCTACGACCACGGCTACGAACGCGCGTATGGGGCGGCGGACGCCCGCCGCGCCTTGGCCGAAGCGCGCGGACGCGGAGTCGGATGCGTCTGCCTCACGATTGGTGCCGGTACCGATCCCGAAGAGCTGCAACGGGTGTTCGGCAGCGCCGCCCACGCCACCATCGCACGACCGGAGCAACTGAGCCAGGTGGTGGGGCCGCTGTTCCGGACGGCGCTGCGCTCGGCCGAGGTCCGCCGCCCGGAAACACGCGGAAGGTTGAGCCAAATATCTGTTCCGCGCTACGCTGCGGCGAGTCGCGCGGCAAGGTAG
- a CDS encoding acyl-CoA dehydrogenase family protein — MDFSYPPEAERFRAELRDWLCANLTDELVAARRRSARHDAAFELLRAWNRTMADAGWAAVSWPREYGGRGATVLEQLVYTEETTRARAPLPLNVIGMNNIAPAIMQYGTESQKRTLLPRMMRADDIWCQGMSEPEAGSDLAALRTRAVRDGSGVGDFVVNGQKVWTSLGHKADWCQLYVRTDPEAPKHKGISCLIVDMALPGIEVRPLVTLNGDTDFAEIFFRDVRVPADTLLGPLNGGWRVATTTLSHERAGAARLYAEMQVRLEELVADLAAADDGTAPGVLQDPVTLRRLGEIAVRIKYLEVLCQRSISATLRGSPGNAALGSASLAKTVWGEIGQDMAALAFDVLGARSPKGQWADYRLTSRSLTIAGGTTQINKNITAHRVLGLPRE; from the coding sequence GTGGACTTCTCATATCCACCGGAGGCGGAACGGTTCCGCGCCGAGCTGCGTGACTGGCTGTGCGCGAACCTGACCGACGAGCTGGTGGCCGCCCGCCGGCGCTCCGCCCGCCACGACGCGGCATTCGAGTTGCTGCGCGCATGGAACCGCACCATGGCCGACGCCGGGTGGGCGGCCGTGTCCTGGCCGCGCGAATACGGCGGCCGCGGGGCGACGGTGCTGGAGCAGCTGGTCTACACCGAAGAAACCACGCGCGCCCGAGCGCCGTTGCCGCTCAACGTCATCGGCATGAACAACATCGCTCCCGCGATCATGCAATACGGCACCGAATCCCAGAAGCGCACGCTGCTCCCCCGCATGATGCGCGCCGACGACATCTGGTGCCAGGGAATGTCGGAACCCGAAGCGGGATCCGACCTCGCGGCGCTGCGCACCCGGGCGGTCCGCGATGGGTCAGGCGTCGGGGACTTCGTGGTCAACGGGCAGAAGGTCTGGACCTCGCTCGGTCATAAAGCGGACTGGTGCCAGCTGTATGTGCGCACCGATCCCGAAGCGCCGAAGCACAAGGGGATCTCCTGCCTGATCGTCGACATGGCACTGCCCGGCATCGAGGTCCGCCCGCTGGTCACGCTCAACGGCGACACCGATTTCGCCGAGATTTTCTTCCGCGACGTGCGCGTGCCCGCGGACACGTTGCTCGGTCCGCTCAACGGTGGGTGGCGGGTGGCCACCACCACGTTGAGTCACGAACGGGCAGGGGCTGCAAGGCTTTACGCCGAAATGCAGGTGCGGCTGGAGGAATTGGTGGCCGACCTCGCCGCGGCCGACGACGGAACCGCGCCCGGCGTCCTTCAAGACCCGGTGACACTGCGGCGCCTCGGCGAGATCGCGGTCCGCATCAAATATCTGGAAGTGCTCTGCCAGCGATCGATTTCGGCGACACTGCGCGGCAGCCCGGGCAATGCCGCCCTCGGATCGGCGAGCCTCGCCAAGACCGTGTGGGGTGAAATCGGGCAGGACATGGCGGCGCTGGCCTTCGACGTGCTGGGCGCCCGGAGCCCGAAGGGCCAATGGGCCGACTACCGCCTGACGTCGCGGTCGCTGACCATCGCGGGCGGGACGACGCAGATCAACAAGAACATCACCGCACACCGCGTGCTGGGATTGCCGCGCGAATGA
- a CDS encoding acyl-CoA dehydrogenase family protein encodes MNLEPTGEQVALRGTVRRFLAERAPISTHVRALLDDPTGTTEDVWRGLGDLGTTGLLVPQEFGGAGMTMVEAGIVAEELGAALHPGPWLSTAVAAPRALTRLGANDTAASILTGIADGTTIATLGPLESDDAAIATGRGDEAALRGEIVMPDAAAANVLLVFAEIQGGTGIFAVNTDSCGVSVTPERGIDQTRKRFRVALDGSTAHRLAAPAPDAIAAVVDDVLIATAADALGAARAVMDLAVEYAKVRKQFGHAIGSFQAIQHLCVDMYETVELARGGVIHALWAADNADAEERHLSALRAKAFAGRLASVADTAIQVFGGIGYTWEHDAHLYLKRLLSWSTFLGAPDRYLTELGASLAKWGLP; translated from the coding sequence ATGAACCTCGAACCGACCGGTGAGCAGGTGGCGCTGCGCGGCACCGTGCGGCGCTTTCTCGCTGAGAGAGCACCGATTTCGACGCATGTGCGGGCCTTGCTCGACGACCCGACCGGCACCACCGAAGACGTCTGGCGTGGCCTCGGCGACCTCGGAACCACCGGGCTGCTGGTGCCGCAGGAATTCGGCGGCGCCGGGATGACGATGGTCGAGGCCGGCATCGTCGCCGAAGAGCTCGGCGCCGCACTACACCCGGGCCCGTGGTTGTCGACCGCGGTCGCCGCGCCGCGTGCGCTGACCCGGCTCGGCGCCAACGACACGGCCGCTTCGATTTTGACCGGGATCGCCGACGGCACCACGATCGCCACGCTCGGCCCGCTGGAGTCGGATGACGCTGCCATCGCCACCGGGCGGGGCGACGAGGCTGCACTGCGGGGCGAGATCGTCATGCCCGACGCCGCCGCGGCGAACGTCTTGCTGGTGTTCGCCGAGATCCAGGGCGGCACAGGGATTTTCGCGGTAAACACCGACTCCTGCGGCGTTTCGGTGACACCCGAGCGCGGTATCGACCAGACCCGCAAGCGCTTTCGGGTCGCGCTCGATGGCTCGACCGCGCACCGGCTGGCCGCGCCGGCACCGGATGCCATCGCGGCGGTGGTCGACGACGTGCTGATCGCCACGGCCGCCGACGCGCTCGGCGCCGCGCGGGCCGTCATGGATCTGGCAGTCGAATACGCAAAGGTGAGAAAGCAATTCGGTCACGCCATCGGCTCGTTTCAGGCGATTCAGCACCTGTGCGTCGACATGTACGAGACGGTCGAGCTGGCCCGCGGCGGGGTGATCCACGCGCTGTGGGCCGCCGACAATGCCGACGCCGAGGAGCGTCACCTGTCCGCGTTGCGGGCGAAGGCGTTCGCCGGCCGGCTAGCCAGCGTGGCCGACACCGCGATCCAGGTGTTCGGCGGCATCGGCTACACGTGGGAGCACGACGCCCACCTGTACCTCAAACGCCTGCTGAGCTGGAGCACCTTTCTCGGCGCGCCCGACCGCTATCTCACCGAACTCGGTGCAAGCCTGGCGAAATGGGGACTGCCATGA
- a CDS encoding SDR family NAD(P)-dependent oxidoreductase, whose product MIDFTGQVAIVTGAGRGLGRLYALELARRGASVIVNDLGGTMHGEGADASVADQVVAEIEGACGVAVASHESVASPEGGKAIVAMAVERFGRLDAVVSNAGIFNSIPFDELSVDDWRQMLGVHLDGGFYLSQPAYRVMKTQGYGRFVFISSSGGMFGQPLEAHYAAAKAGLVGLANVIAIEGAEHGILANTVLPFGFSRMVTETVGDPKTLEDIGFLKVIRPELVVPIVAFLASRSCEFTHQNYSACAGRFARVFVGLGPGWLADLGSAPTADDIAAHLDEVSATEPFTVPASIFEEVFGVCAQLGVRT is encoded by the coding sequence ATGATCGACTTCACGGGCCAGGTCGCGATCGTCACCGGAGCGGGCCGCGGGCTTGGTCGTTTGTATGCGCTGGAGTTGGCTCGGCGCGGCGCCTCGGTGATCGTCAACGACCTGGGCGGAACGATGCACGGCGAGGGCGCCGACGCCAGCGTCGCGGATCAGGTCGTTGCCGAGATCGAAGGCGCCTGCGGCGTGGCGGTGGCGTCGCACGAGTCGGTGGCCAGCCCCGAGGGAGGTAAGGCGATCGTCGCGATGGCCGTCGAGCGCTTCGGCCGCCTCGACGCCGTCGTCAGCAATGCGGGGATTTTCAACAGCATTCCGTTCGACGAACTGTCCGTCGACGACTGGCGGCAGATGCTCGGCGTGCACCTCGACGGCGGATTTTATTTGAGCCAGCCCGCATATCGCGTGATGAAGACCCAGGGTTACGGCCGGTTCGTGTTCATCTCCTCGTCGGGAGGGATGTTCGGACAGCCGTTGGAGGCCCACTACGCGGCGGCCAAGGCCGGCCTGGTCGGACTGGCGAACGTGATCGCGATCGAGGGCGCCGAGCATGGCATCCTGGCCAACACCGTGCTCCCATTCGGGTTTTCGCGGATGGTGACCGAAACGGTGGGAGATCCGAAAACCCTTGAGGATATTGGCTTTTTGAAGGTGATCAGGCCCGAGCTGGTGGTACCGATCGTCGCCTTCCTGGCCAGCCGGTCCTGCGAGTTCACCCACCAGAACTACTCGGCCTGTGCCGGTCGTTTTGCGCGGGTGTTCGTCGGCCTCGGCCCAGGGTGGCTCGCCGACCTCGGCAGCGCCCCGACCGCCGACGACATTGCGGCTCATCTGGACGAGGTCTCGGCGACCGAGCCGTTCACCGTTCCCGCGTCGATCTTCGAGGAAGTCTTCGGCGTCTGCGCGCAGCTTGGAGTGCGCACCTAG
- a CDS encoding TetR/AcrR family transcriptional regulator, with translation MAKTASLARGRSADHIYFADDSGTRRTEILQTAATLIASKGLRTSLQEIADAAGILPGSLYHHFDSKEEILVELIRRYQKDLNRIGRTAQAKLDEPSSRPAAEKIVKLGSAIANCAVQHGAALQMSFYEGPSADPELIKLTQQRPTAIQEAMLQTLRAARWSGYIKPDIDLPMLADRICQTMLQVGLAVIRHKSQPDQVAKLMCRIILQGLATQPPTDSALDQSNAFAAANEAIETWADDGEAGPDADEKAAHVFAVARAEFGRKGYEATTIRDIASAASVGTGTVYRVIGSKDELLASIMESFGRKVEAGWVSVLSSDATPIEKLDALSWVNINALDRFSDEFRIQLAWMRQSPPNTPNPGWLYATRLRQMKSLLSEGIQSGEITISAPSTAMLARCVIGLQWIPENILRAVGTRAALVHARDTVLRGVAVRSN, from the coding sequence ATGGCCAAGACCGCGTCATTGGCAAGGGGACGGTCGGCGGATCACATATATTTCGCGGACGACTCGGGAACGCGCCGCACCGAGATCCTGCAGACCGCGGCGACGCTGATCGCATCCAAGGGATTGCGGACATCGTTGCAGGAGATCGCCGATGCCGCAGGCATTCTCCCGGGAAGCCTGTATCACCACTTCGACTCCAAAGAGGAGATCCTTGTCGAGCTGATCCGCCGCTATCAGAAGGATCTAAACCGCATCGGGCGGACCGCTCAGGCGAAATTGGATGAACCCAGCTCGCGACCTGCCGCCGAAAAAATCGTCAAGCTGGGATCGGCGATCGCCAACTGTGCCGTGCAACACGGGGCCGCCCTGCAGATGTCCTTCTATGAGGGGCCGAGTGCGGATCCGGAGCTCATCAAGCTGACGCAGCAGCGGCCCACCGCGATTCAGGAGGCGATGCTGCAAACGCTCCGCGCCGCCAGGTGGAGCGGTTACATCAAACCCGACATCGACCTTCCCATGTTGGCCGACCGCATCTGCCAAACGATGCTGCAGGTCGGGCTTGCCGTGATTCGCCACAAGTCGCAGCCCGACCAGGTGGCCAAGCTGATGTGTCGAATCATCTTGCAGGGGTTGGCAACCCAGCCGCCCACCGACTCAGCATTGGATCAGTCCAATGCCTTTGCAGCCGCAAACGAGGCCATCGAGACGTGGGCCGACGATGGCGAGGCCGGCCCTGACGCCGACGAGAAAGCGGCCCATGTTTTTGCGGTGGCGCGAGCGGAGTTCGGCCGCAAAGGGTACGAGGCCACCACCATCAGGGACATCGCATCGGCGGCGAGTGTTGGGACCGGAACCGTGTATCGGGTAATCGGATCCAAGGACGAACTCCTCGCCTCGATCATGGAATCCTTCGGAAGGAAGGTTGAGGCTGGCTGGGTCAGCGTCCTGAGCTCGGATGCCACGCCCATCGAGAAGCTGGACGCGCTCAGCTGGGTCAATATCAACGCACTCGATCGCTTTTCCGACGAGTTCAGGATTCAGCTTGCTTGGATGCGGCAATCGCCGCCGAACACGCCCAACCCGGGTTGGTTGTACGCGACGAGGCTTCGGCAGATGAAATCACTGCTCTCCGAAGGGATCCAGTCGGGGGAGATCACCATCAGCGCACCGTCCACGGCGATGCTGGCACGCTGCGTCATCGGCCTGCAGTGGATACCGGAGAACATTCTTCGCGCGGTGGGCACACGCGCGGCGCTGGTGCATGCCCGTGACACGGTGTTACGCGGTGTCGCAGTTCGCAGCAACTAG